The region ACAAACCTAGGGAGGTTAATCGCATGGATGTGCATCGCCTGCACCTCTTTTGAGTTCGATGAGCCAAACACGTTTATCAAAAGGGCGCCACATCTATTTTATCTTAACCGATGTCTTTCCTAACCGCATATCCGATTCCAAGCTCAGGGAACCCTTAAATACTTGGATCTGTTGGATTTATTTAACTTCGCTCATTCTCCCACGTCAGCGGAGGCAAAAAATTTGTTACCCCAAGAGCTAAACGAAAAGAATGCGCTGTACGAGAAGCTGAAGCATGGGACCACAACTGTTGGCGTGGTCTGTGTTGACGGCGTAGTCCTGGCTACCGACAGGAGGGTCACCTCGGGCACTTATGTAGCCCACAAGAGGGGAAGGAAGCTCTTCATGCTCGACGATATGCGCGTCGCAACCATTGCAGGACTGGTCGCAGACGCTCAGATGATAATGGACTTCTTGAAGTCTCAGATCTCGCTCATGAAGCTCACGAACCGCGGTCCTGTAACAACCAAGTCAATTGCAACCTTCGCCTCAAACATACTCTTCAGCTCAAGGTACTACCCGTACATCGTCCAGTTCATAATCGCCGGGTACGACGAGAAGGGTCCGTCTATGTATGTCTTGGACTGGTTCGGCTCGCTGACCGAGGAGCGGTTCATAACCACCGGCTCGGGCTCCCCGTACGCGATAGGAGTGCTCGAGGCTAATCTGAAGAAAGACCCGCGCGTCTCTGAGGCCCTCCAGGTAGTCGCGAGGGCAGTCCGTTCCTCGATCGAACGGGATCCGGGCAGTGGCGAAGGCATAGACATAGTCACGATAACTGAGCGTGGTGTAAAGGAGCTTAATGATACTGAGATAGCAAAACTTCTCGCATAATGCTCCCCCACATCAGGAGAAGGTGCAGTGGATGGTCAATTCGAGTACTGTAGACACTTTCGGATGGATAAAGGGAGTTATAGAGAGGGAGATCCCGAAGGAGGCCGGACTGACTAAGGTCGACTTCGAGGGGCCCTCGATAGTAGTGTACGTCACGAACCACAACCTGCTGCTTGAGAACAGTGAGCCGGTCAAGCGGATAGTTCGGGAGATCAAGAAGCGGGTCATAATAAGGGCGGATCCATCCTCGCGAAAGAGACCAGAGGAGGCCAAGAAGATCATTGAGGGCCTTATACCGCCTGAGGCCGAAATCTCGGAGATGAACTTCGACGACGGCACAGGCGAGGTCACAATAATGGCAAAGAAGCCCGGCCTCGTCATCGGCAAAGGTGGGGCCACGCTGAGGGACATCGCATCCTCTACCGGGTGGCGCCCGACAATAATAAGGTCGCCTCCGATAAAGTCCAGGATAATCGAGCAGACCCTTTACTTCCAGAGCAGGGAGACTGAGTACCGATTAGAGTTCCTCAGGAACGTAGGTAGAAAGATCCACCGCCCCCTCGTTTACACTAATAACATGGTAACAATCTCCGCCTTGGGCGGCTTCCGCGAGGTCGGAAGGCAGTCGATCTTTGTCCAGACCCTCGAGAGCAGGGTCCTCATAGACTGCGGCGTCAGGCCAGGCGCCCAGTCCGCGTTCGACGAGTTCCCACGCCTCGACGTCGGTGACTTCAGGGTGGAGGATCTCGACGCCGTGGTCGTGACCCACGCCCACCTCGACCACTGCGCGCTGGTTCCGCTCTTATTCAAGTACGGCTATGCCGGTCCTGTCTACTGCACAAAGCCGACTAAGAGCCTAATGACCCTCCTCCAGCTCGACTACCTCGACGTGGCGGTCAAGGAGGGGCGCCCCGTTCCCTACGGTCTGAAGGACGTGAAGAAGGAGCTATTCCACACAATACCGCTCGAGTACGGCGAGGTGACTGACATCGCCCCTGA is a window of Candidatus Methanosuratincola sp. DNA encoding:
- a CDS encoding proteasome subunit beta: MLPQELNEKNALYEKLKHGTTTVGVVCVDGVVLATDRRVTSGTYVAHKRGRKLFMLDDMRVATIAGLVADAQMIMDFLKSQISLMKLTNRGPVTTKSIATFASNILFSSRYYPYIVQFIIAGYDEKGPSMYVLDWFGSLTEERFITTGSGSPYAIGVLEANLKKDPRVSEALQVVARAVRSSIERDPGSGEGIDIVTITERGVKELNDTEIAKLLA
- a CDS encoding beta-CASP ribonuclease aCPSF1, encoding MVNSSTVDTFGWIKGVIEREIPKEAGLTKVDFEGPSIVVYVTNHNLLLENSEPVKRIVREIKKRVIIRADPSSRKRPEEAKKIIEGLIPPEAEISEMNFDDGTGEVTIMAKKPGLVIGKGGATLRDIASSTGWRPTIIRSPPIKSRIIEQTLYFQSRETEYRLEFLRNVGRKIHRPLVYTNNMVTISALGGFREVGRQSIFVQTLESRVLIDCGVRPGAQSAFDEFPRLDVGDFRVEDLDAVVVTHAHLDHCALVPLLFKYGYAGPVYCTKPTKSLMTLLQLDYLDVAVKEGRPVPYGLKDVKKELFHTIPLEYGEVTDIAPDVRLTLHNAGHILGSAMVHLHIGEGLHNIVYTGDFKYAKTRLLEQATCQFPRAETLIMESTYGAPNDVVPSREETERQFLEIVRNTISNGGKVLIPILAVGRAQEIMLVLDEALKAGMIPQVPVYIEGMLQEVTAIHTAYPEELARDLKNRIFHKGENPFLSEHFISVDDRSARPEIAEGGPSIIMATSGMLTGGPALEYFKLLAPDPKNTMMFVNYQIEGTLGRSVLRGLREIPLSDPSGKIDVVQVKMGVESVDGFSGHSDRKQLLRFVSNLSPRPKQVFMVHGEESKCLSMADAVRRFFKVEASAPSIGDRMRVK